The Haloplanus salinarum genome includes a region encoding these proteins:
- a CDS encoding histone family protein, with protein sequence MSVELPFAPVDTIIRRNAGDLRVSAGAAEELARRIQDHGADLAADAADHATADGRKTLMAADFGVEQVVDRESLELPVAPVDRIARLEIDGRYRVSMDARIALADILEDYADNVAAAAATLADHADRRTIQAEDIETYFALFE encoded by the coding sequence CGTTCGCCCCGGTGGACACGATCATCCGTCGGAACGCGGGCGACCTCCGGGTGAGTGCGGGGGCGGCGGAGGAACTCGCCCGGCGCATCCAGGATCACGGGGCGGACCTCGCCGCCGACGCGGCCGACCACGCGACGGCGGACGGGCGAAAGACCCTGATGGCCGCCGACTTCGGCGTCGAGCAGGTCGTCGACAGGGAGTCGCTCGAACTGCCCGTTGCGCCCGTCGACCGCATCGCCCGGCTCGAAATCGACGGTCGCTATCGCGTGTCGATGGACGCACGGATCGCCCTCGCCGACATCCTCGAGGATTACGCCGACAACGTCGCGGCCGCGGCGGCGACGCTCGCGGATCACGCCGACCGGCGAACGATCCAAGCCGAGGACATCGAGACGTACTTCGCCCTCTTCGAATAG